The following proteins come from a genomic window of Trinickia caryophylli:
- a CDS encoding diacylglycerol kinase, producing the protein MTDSIHPRDCPTPAKRKGLRRAWFALRYSLNGIRATLRTESAFRQETAAACVLIPAALLLPLPALERVVLVLSVLLVLIVELLNSAIEAVVDRISLDRHELSRRAKDCGSAAVLVALIACATAWAMLCAPLLMRWLHALTAAA; encoded by the coding sequence ATGACCGATTCCATCCATCCGCGTGATTGCCCTACGCCTGCGAAGCGCAAAGGTTTGCGTCGTGCCTGGTTCGCGCTGCGCTACTCGTTGAACGGAATCAGGGCCACGCTGCGCACGGAAAGCGCCTTTCGCCAGGAAACGGCGGCGGCCTGCGTGCTGATTCCGGCGGCACTGCTGCTGCCGCTGCCGGCGCTCGAGCGTGTCGTACTCGTGCTGTCGGTGTTGCTGGTTCTGATCGTCGAACTGCTGAATTCGGCGATAGAAGCCGTGGTAGACCGCATCTCGCTCGATCGCCACGAGTTGTCGCGCCGCGCAAAGGATTGCGGCAGCGCCGCGGTGCTCGTTGCGCTGATCGCCTGCGCAACCGCGTGGGCGATGCTCTGCGCACCGCTTCTGATGCGCTGGCTCCACGCCCTCACCGCCGCGGCCTGA
- a CDS encoding sugar ABC transporter substrate-binding protein yields MKNRLYATAARMAVLCVAASAAFGATVASAAESIVVGLITKTDTNPFFVKMKQGAQEAAKKDGAELRTAAGKYDGDNGSQVTAIENMTAAGAKAILITPSDTKAIVPAIKKARAAGVMVVALDTPTDPQDATDALFATDNFKAGVLIGEYAKAALGGKPAKIATLDLAPGISVGVLRHNGFLKGFGVKEGDPSIVCSQDTRGDRAKGQAAMENCLQKAPDINVVYTINEPAAAGTYRALKAAGKEKNVLIVSVDGGCEGVRNVQGGQIAATAQQYPLKMAALGVEAGVEYAKTGKKTSGYKDTGVTLITDKPLQGVESKDTKFGLANCWGN; encoded by the coding sequence ATGAAGAATCGTCTCTATGCCACGGCCGCACGCATGGCCGTGCTGTGCGTAGCTGCGTCGGCGGCCTTCGGCGCGACCGTTGCGAGCGCCGCGGAGAGCATCGTGGTCGGTCTGATCACCAAGACCGACACGAATCCGTTTTTCGTAAAGATGAAACAGGGCGCGCAGGAGGCGGCGAAGAAGGACGGCGCCGAGCTGCGCACGGCTGCCGGCAAGTACGACGGCGACAACGGCTCGCAGGTGACCGCGATCGAAAACATGACGGCTGCCGGCGCGAAGGCCATCCTGATCACGCCCAGCGACACCAAGGCAATCGTGCCGGCGATCAAGAAAGCGCGCGCAGCAGGTGTGATGGTCGTGGCGCTCGATACGCCCACCGATCCGCAAGACGCCACCGACGCGCTGTTCGCCACCGACAACTTCAAGGCCGGCGTGCTGATCGGCGAGTACGCGAAAGCAGCGCTCGGCGGCAAGCCCGCAAAAATCGCCACCCTCGATCTCGCGCCGGGCATCTCCGTGGGCGTGCTGCGCCACAACGGTTTCCTCAAAGGCTTCGGCGTGAAGGAAGGCGACCCGAGCATCGTTTGCAGCCAGGACACGCGCGGCGATCGCGCGAAGGGTCAGGCCGCGATGGAAAACTGCCTGCAAAAAGCGCCGGATATCAACGTCGTCTACACGATCAACGAGCCGGCGGCAGCCGGTACCTACCGCGCACTGAAGGCGGCCGGCAAGGAAAAGAACGTGCTGATCGTATCCGTCGACGGCGGATGCGAAGGCGTGCGCAACGTCCAGGGCGGGCAGATCGCCGCCACGGCTCAGCAGTACCCGCTGAAGATGGCCGCGCTCGGCGTCGAGGCCGGTGTCGAGTACGCAAAGACCGGCAAGAAGACGTCGGGCTACAAGGACACGGGCGTCACGCTGATCACCGACAAGCCGCTGCAAGGCGTCGAGAGCAAGGACACCAAGTTCGGCCTGGCCAACTGCTGGGGCAACTGA
- a CDS encoding DUF2384 domain-containing protein, translating to MRPAAAVDELAPSVSFEQFMNSLKDPEFPGPIVSARRFSEALHIDLQTLAKQAHVHRNTLSRMPASESVQRFLREALRVICAATDVSGDVNHALFWYRNEPLAVFAYKTAEQLVSEGRTEDLLRYIASLEAGAAG from the coding sequence ATGAGGCCGGCTGCAGCGGTGGACGAACTGGCTCCAAGCGTGAGCTTCGAGCAGTTCATGAACTCCTTGAAGGATCCGGAGTTTCCCGGGCCGATCGTTTCGGCGCGGCGCTTTTCGGAGGCGTTGCACATCGATTTGCAGACGCTCGCGAAGCAGGCCCATGTCCATCGCAACACGTTGAGCCGCATGCCGGCGTCGGAGAGCGTGCAGCGCTTTTTGCGCGAGGCGCTGCGCGTGATCTGCGCCGCAACGGATGTTTCCGGTGACGTCAACCACGCGCTTTTCTGGTATCGGAACGAGCCGCTGGCGGTGTTCGCTTACAAGACGGCCGAGCAACTGGTTTCCGAGGGGCGCACGGAAGATCTGCTCCGGTATATCGCGTCGCTCGAGGCGGGCGCCGCCGGATGA
- the flhD gene encoding flagellar transcriptional regulator FlhD, translating to MDRSSETLDSIREINLSYIMLAQRMLREDKAIGMFRLGLSSQLADLLAGLSLAQCVKLASSDHLLCHFRFNDHSMLTALTQTAKNTDVAATHAAILLAGQPAEQFA from the coding sequence ATGGACCGCAGCAGCGAGACGCTGGACTCTATCCGCGAAATTAATTTGTCGTACATCATGCTTGCGCAGCGCATGCTGCGCGAGGACAAGGCGATCGGCATGTTCCGTCTGGGACTGTCGTCGCAGCTGGCCGATTTGCTTGCCGGGTTGTCGCTCGCGCAGTGCGTGAAGCTGGCGTCGTCCGACCACCTGCTCTGCCACTTCCGCTTCAACGATCATTCGATGCTCACGGCGCTCACGCAGACCGCCAAGAACACCGATGTCGCCGCTACGCACGCCGCGATCCTGCTCGCGGGCCAGCCCGCCGAACAGTTCGCGTAA
- a CDS encoding ATP-binding cassette domain-containing protein, with protein sequence MSPPSSRAATPVLQARGLVKRYGQVTALDGCDFEVMPGEILAVIGDNGAGKSSLIKALSGALVPDEGEILLDGEPVHFRSPLDAREKGIETVYQELAVAPAMTIAENLFLGRERRLAGWRGSVLKMIDRRRMLEEATAHMKDLQIGIRSMRQAVETLSGGQRQGVAVARSAAFARHVVILDEPTAALGVKEGNMVLELIKRVRDRGLPVILISHNMPHVFEIADRIHIQRLGRRAALVKTKDIHMSEAVAIMTGAKEADVKAYA encoded by the coding sequence ATGTCGCCCCCCTCTTCCCGCGCTGCAACGCCGGTACTGCAAGCCCGCGGTCTCGTGAAGCGCTACGGACAAGTGACCGCGCTCGACGGATGCGATTTCGAAGTCATGCCAGGCGAAATACTCGCCGTGATCGGCGACAACGGCGCCGGTAAGTCGTCGCTGATCAAGGCCCTGTCGGGTGCGCTCGTGCCCGACGAAGGCGAGATCCTGCTCGACGGCGAGCCCGTGCACTTTCGCAGCCCGCTCGATGCACGAGAAAAAGGTATCGAAACCGTTTATCAGGAACTGGCCGTTGCCCCGGCCATGACGATCGCGGAGAACCTGTTTCTCGGGCGCGAACGCCGCCTGGCCGGCTGGCGCGGCTCGGTCCTCAAGATGATCGACCGGCGCCGCATGCTCGAGGAAGCCACCGCCCACATGAAGGATCTGCAAATCGGCATTCGCTCGATGCGGCAGGCCGTCGAAACGCTTTCCGGCGGTCAACGCCAGGGCGTGGCCGTTGCACGCAGCGCCGCCTTCGCGCGCCACGTCGTGATTCTCGACGAGCCCACGGCCGCGCTCGGCGTGAAGGAAGGCAACATGGTGCTCGAGCTCATCAAGCGTGTGCGCGACCGGGGCCTGCCCGTCATTCTGATCAGCCACAACATGCCGCACGTATTCGAGATCGCCGATCGCATTCATATCCAGCGTCTCGGGCGGCGCGCGGCGCTCGTGAAGACGAAAGACATCCACATGTCCGAAGCCGTCGCGATCATGACGGGAGCGAAGGAAGCAGACGTGAAGGCTTACGCATGA
- a CDS encoding ROK family transcriptional regulator → MNANPHPAATRPVGSNQVGMRQFNERIVLQAIRLHGPLPKAEVARLTRLSMQTASMIVDRLIDDGLLMKLARVRGRIGQPSVPIALRPEGAYTIGVKVGRRSLDVLLMDFAGAVRSRDVLDYAYPDPGVLFPALEQKLARVTATLGDQASKIVGVGVAAPLWLGGWRDFLGAPPTALEGWNAIDIRARIAQMSGLPVEFAKDTTAACAAELVMGQGRGIHTFLYLFLGTFIGGGLVIDGRLHGGPHGNAGAVGSIPLPASGGHAPRQLLHAASGFVLEQRMGAAGVPANAAHDHRAFAPELWPITRQWLDEACPAIASTIATSTALIDLEAVVIDGELDRQLVREIIRRTQRELDGVEWEGMVRPQLLEGTIGSDARAMGGAILPLYAHFAPKHELFLKEDR, encoded by the coding sequence ATGAATGCGAACCCGCATCCCGCCGCGACACGCCCCGTCGGCTCGAACCAGGTTGGCATGCGCCAATTCAACGAGCGGATCGTGCTTCAGGCGATCCGCTTGCACGGCCCGCTTCCGAAAGCCGAAGTCGCGCGGCTGACGCGGCTAAGCATGCAAACGGCGTCGATGATCGTCGACCGGCTCATCGACGACGGCCTGCTTATGAAACTCGCGCGTGTGCGCGGGCGGATCGGGCAGCCATCGGTGCCGATCGCGCTACGGCCCGAAGGCGCCTATACCATCGGCGTGAAAGTCGGGCGCCGCAGCCTCGACGTGCTCCTCATGGACTTCGCGGGTGCCGTGCGCAGCCGTGACGTGCTCGACTACGCCTATCCGGACCCAGGCGTACTTTTTCCCGCGCTCGAGCAAAAGCTCGCGCGCGTGACCGCCACGCTCGGCGATCAAGCATCGAAGATCGTCGGTGTGGGCGTGGCCGCGCCGCTCTGGCTCGGCGGATGGCGCGATTTTCTCGGAGCCCCGCCCACGGCACTCGAAGGCTGGAACGCCATCGACATCCGCGCGCGGATCGCGCAGATGTCGGGCCTGCCCGTCGAATTCGCGAAGGACACGACAGCGGCCTGCGCCGCCGAACTGGTCATGGGGCAAGGACGCGGCATCCACACGTTCCTTTATCTGTTCCTCGGCACGTTCATCGGCGGCGGACTCGTTATCGACGGCCGCTTGCATGGCGGGCCACACGGCAATGCCGGCGCGGTCGGCTCGATTCCGCTGCCGGCAAGCGGCGGGCATGCGCCGCGACAACTGCTGCATGCGGCATCCGGCTTCGTGCTCGAGCAGCGCATGGGTGCCGCGGGTGTGCCAGCCAACGCCGCGCACGATCATCGTGCGTTCGCCCCCGAACTCTGGCCCATCACGCGGCAGTGGCTCGACGAAGCATGCCCCGCCATCGCGAGCACCATCGCCACCTCGACCGCCTTGATCGATCTCGAAGCCGTCGTCATCGACGGCGAACTCGATCGGCAGCTCGTGCGCGAGATCATTCGCCGCACGCAACGCGAGCTGGACGGCGTCGAATGGGAAGGCATGGTGCGGCCTCAACTGCTCGAAGGCACGATCGGTTCGGATGCTCGCGCGATGGGCGGCGCTATCTTGCCGCTATACGCGCATTTCGCGCCGAAGCACGAGCTGTTCTTGAAAGAGGACCGCTGA
- the bcsB gene encoding cellulose biosynthesis cyclic di-GMP-binding regulatory protein BcsB encodes MKPVVSFVLSLAALAGAMYSTLIEAASPPATPVAAVAPPASTVALPFAALGAYWPLRLRGLEDSRTVNVGVRLDRVVTAAKLRLRYSYSPALVFPLSHFKISINGESVATVPFDREHAGQMITQDIVLDPRFFTDYNQVGVQLIAHYAIDHCEDPENSALWADVSPKSEVILDTMPIRLPNDLALVPAPFFDRRDVSRLRLPFVLAPSPDNATLESAGIVASWFGSLADYRGARFPALADLPSDGNAVVVGTAAQLPVQLKLLPVDGPTLTVADNPAAPERKLLVVTGRSDAEVRQAADALVLGQAAMSGSSVRVAHVDIGPARKPYDAPRWLPIGRPVSFKEIVDDPNQLQVSGSRPDSIRVNLRVPADLYSWSGQGVPLDLKYRYTAPTVQNDSALAVAINDQLVKSFRLPTAKAEDAQGRLQLPLMSNLESRSTNSLDIPAFRVGSANQLQLSFDLSSQKTGLCQGVAQNPARAAIDPDSTIDFSHFVHYARMPNLAFFANSGFPFTRYADLSQTAVIVPDRPSPRDLETMLTMLGHMGQWTGLPALRVQVARAAQAAQLKKDLLVIGASGSGALPDAWRAALPLEIDTKARGALAPASFSVKEYWSNGKYVQQGSAKLDQSGSLAALVGFEQPGNRGLSVVAMTGTDDARLDSLLDVFDKPDRVAQIQGDVALVRDGRIESIRAGNTYVVGYVPWYAQIWGRAMRHPILLGVLGALGGLLLAIGAFTALQELSARRRGI; translated from the coding sequence ATGAAACCTGTCGTATCGTTCGTTCTCTCGCTCGCCGCACTTGCAGGCGCGATGTACTCCACTTTGATCGAGGCCGCATCGCCGCCCGCCACGCCCGTTGCCGCGGTGGCGCCGCCTGCTTCGACCGTTGCGCTTCCTTTTGCCGCGCTCGGTGCGTACTGGCCGCTGCGCCTGCGAGGTCTGGAGGATTCGCGCACCGTGAACGTGGGTGTGCGGCTCGACCGGGTCGTGACCGCGGCGAAGCTGCGTCTGCGCTACAGCTACTCGCCGGCGCTCGTCTTTCCGCTCTCCCATTTCAAGATCTCGATCAATGGCGAGTCGGTGGCGACGGTACCGTTCGATCGCGAGCATGCGGGGCAGATGATCACGCAGGACATCGTGCTCGATCCGCGCTTTTTCACCGACTACAACCAGGTTGGCGTTCAGCTCATCGCCCACTACGCGATCGATCACTGCGAGGATCCGGAAAACTCGGCATTGTGGGCCGACGTGAGTCCGAAAAGCGAGGTCATCCTCGATACGATGCCGATCCGGCTGCCGAACGATCTCGCGCTCGTTCCCGCGCCGTTTTTCGATCGGCGCGACGTGAGCCGCCTGCGTCTGCCGTTCGTGCTCGCGCCATCGCCCGATAACGCGACGCTCGAAAGCGCCGGCATCGTGGCCTCGTGGTTCGGTTCGCTGGCCGATTATCGGGGCGCACGCTTTCCCGCGCTCGCCGATCTGCCGTCCGACGGCAATGCCGTGGTCGTGGGTACGGCCGCGCAACTGCCGGTGCAGTTGAAACTGCTGCCCGTCGATGGGCCGACGCTGACCGTCGCCGATAATCCCGCCGCACCCGAGCGCAAGCTGCTCGTGGTGACGGGGCGCAGCGACGCTGAGGTGCGCCAGGCCGCCGATGCGCTCGTGCTCGGTCAGGCGGCAATGTCGGGCAGCTCGGTGCGGGTGGCCCACGTCGACATCGGGCCGGCGCGCAAGCCTTACGACGCGCCACGCTGGCTGCCGATCGGGCGCCCGGTTTCGTTCAAGGAGATCGTGGACGATCCGAACCAGCTCCAGGTGAGCGGCAGCCGGCCCGATTCCATTCGCGTCAACCTGCGGGTGCCGGCCGACCTGTACTCGTGGAGCGGGCAAGGCGTGCCGCTCGACCTCAAATACCGCTACACCGCGCCGACCGTTCAAAACGATTCGGCGCTCGCCGTGGCCATCAACGATCAGCTCGTGAAATCGTTCCGGCTGCCGACCGCGAAGGCCGAGGATGCACAGGGGCGCCTGCAGTTGCCGCTGATGTCGAACCTCGAAAGCCGATCGACGAATTCGCTCGACATTCCCGCCTTCCGCGTGGGCAGCGCGAACCAGCTGCAACTGAGCTTCGACCTGAGCTCGCAGAAAACGGGGCTGTGCCAGGGCGTCGCGCAAAATCCGGCCCGCGCCGCCATCGATCCCGATTCGACGATCGACTTCTCGCACTTCGTCCATTACGCGCGCATGCCGAATCTGGCGTTCTTCGCCAACAGCGGCTTTCCGTTCACACGCTATGCCGATCTTTCGCAGACGGCCGTCATCGTTCCGGACCGGCCGAGCCCGCGGGATCTGGAGACGATGCTGACGATGCTCGGGCACATGGGCCAGTGGACCGGACTGCCCGCGCTACGCGTTCAGGTCGCGCGGGCCGCGCAGGCGGCGCAACTGAAGAAGGATTTGCTCGTAATCGGCGCAAGCGGCTCGGGCGCATTGCCGGATGCATGGCGCGCTGCGCTTCCGCTCGAAATCGATACGAAGGCCCGCGGCGCGTTGGCCCCCGCATCGTTTTCGGTGAAGGAGTATTGGTCGAACGGCAAGTATGTGCAGCAGGGCAGTGCGAAGCTCGACCAGAGCGGTTCGCTCGCCGCGCTCGTCGGCTTCGAGCAGCCGGGCAATCGGGGCCTCAGCGTCGTTGCGATGACGGGCACCGATGACGCGCGCCTCGATAGTCTGCTCGACGTGTTCGACAAACCCGATCGCGTCGCGCAGATCCAGGGCGATGTTGCGCTCGTGCGCGACGGGCGTATCGAAAGCATTCGCGCCGGCAACACCTATGTGGTTGGCTACGTGCCCTGGTACGCGCAGATCTGGGGGCGTGCGATGCGGCATCCGATTCTGCTCGGCGTGCTCGGCGCGCTCGGCGGCCTGCTGCTCGCCATCGGCGCATTCACCGCGCTGCAGGAATTGTCGGCGCGCCGCCGGGGAATCTGA
- a CDS encoding ABC transporter permease: MTTRSAPPVAPAPASRLHQHRMPSIAEAGPLIALVAACAFFISQSDRFFSFQNFSLILQQTMVVAVIAIGQTLVVLTAGIDLSCGMVMAFGSIVMTKFAVGLGVPPILAILCGLGASMLFGVLNGLLVTRIKLPSFIVTLGTLNIAFALTQIYSNAETVSSLPDAMMFLGNTFSIGPAEVTYGTVLALLMYLVTWFVLRNTVPGRHLYALGNNPEAARLMGLSSQRILITVYSLAGFIYGIAALLLVSRTGVGDPQAGQTENLDSITAVVLGGTSLFGGRGSIVGTLLGALIVGVFRNGLTLIGVSSVYQVLITGILVILAVAADKLSHRRT; encoded by the coding sequence ATGACGACTCGATCCGCTCCGCCGGTTGCACCGGCTCCCGCTTCCCGACTGCATCAGCACCGCATGCCGAGCATCGCCGAAGCCGGCCCCTTGATCGCGCTCGTTGCCGCGTGCGCATTCTTCATTTCGCAAAGCGACCGGTTCTTTTCGTTTCAGAACTTCTCGCTGATCCTGCAGCAGACGATGGTCGTCGCCGTCATCGCAATCGGGCAGACGCTTGTCGTACTCACGGCCGGCATCGATCTGTCGTGCGGCATGGTGATGGCGTTCGGCTCGATCGTCATGACGAAATTCGCCGTCGGCCTCGGCGTACCGCCCATTCTCGCGATTCTCTGCGGCCTCGGCGCGAGTATGCTGTTCGGGGTGCTGAACGGTTTGCTCGTCACGCGCATCAAGCTGCCCTCATTCATCGTCACGCTCGGCACGCTCAATATCGCGTTCGCGCTGACGCAGATCTACTCGAATGCGGAAACGGTATCGAGCCTGCCGGACGCCATGATGTTCCTCGGCAATACGTTTTCGATCGGGCCCGCCGAAGTCACGTACGGCACCGTGCTCGCGCTCTTGATGTATCTCGTCACCTGGTTCGTGCTGCGCAACACCGTGCCGGGCCGCCACCTTTATGCGCTCGGCAACAACCCCGAGGCGGCGCGGCTCATGGGGCTCTCGTCGCAACGTATTCTGATCACCGTGTACTCGCTGGCTGGCTTCATCTACGGCATTGCCGCGCTGCTGCTCGTCTCGCGCACCGGCGTGGGCGACCCGCAAGCAGGGCAAACCGAGAATCTCGACAGCATCACGGCCGTCGTGCTCGGCGGCACAAGCCTCTTCGGCGGCCGCGGCTCGATCGTCGGGACGCTGCTCGGCGCGCTGATCGTCGGCGTGTTCCGCAACGGACTCACGTTGATCGGTGTGTCTTCGGTGTACCAGGTGCTCATCACGGGCATTCTCGTCATTCTGGCCGTTGCGGCCGACAAGCTCTCGCATCGCCGCACGTAA
- a CDS encoding efflux transporter outer membrane subunit: MKRIKQSGAAGMALRALAGSVLIALVAACSLEPAYKRPDVSAPAAFKEAPQADAQAAAGTWKAAQPSDAMSRGQWWSIFGDETLDKLEEQALAANQDLQAAAARVRQARAALGSARSAWFPQIDAGFGPTRERLSPASQGLPQDAYVPPMTLWRAQATASYEADLFGRVSSNVSAARADSEQSEALFRSVQLALQADVAAAYFSLRELDSERALYRRTVALREEGVKLVQRRFDEGEVSELDLSQAKNALATTQAEAVGVERQRAAAEHSLAILLGKAPAEFAFAEQPLVPVAARVPPGLPSALLERRPDIAAAERAMMAANARVGLAKSAFFPKLDITGSFGYESAGLGELFLWSSRTFLLGPFAGTALTLPLFDGGRRKAQLAQARAQYDEDVALYRSQVLKAFREVEDNLADLRLLDDQIRAQGDAVGSAQRSEHLSQTQYREGQVSYLDVLDSQRSVLSAERQASQLAGAQAVATVNLIRALGGGWGEAPAGATVGERSSPQQQVAKQ, translated from the coding sequence ATGAAACGAATCAAGCAATCCGGCGCGGCAGGCATGGCGCTGCGCGCGCTGGCAGGAAGCGTTCTGATCGCGCTCGTGGCGGCCTGCTCGCTCGAGCCGGCTTACAAGCGGCCCGACGTAAGCGCGCCGGCCGCCTTCAAGGAAGCGCCGCAGGCGGACGCGCAAGCGGCCGCCGGAACATGGAAAGCGGCACAGCCCTCGGATGCCATGTCGCGCGGGCAGTGGTGGTCGATCTTCGGCGACGAGACGCTCGACAAGCTCGAGGAGCAGGCACTCGCCGCGAACCAGGATCTGCAGGCCGCCGCCGCGCGCGTGCGGCAGGCGCGTGCCGCGCTCGGCTCGGCGCGTTCGGCGTGGTTCCCGCAGATCGATGCCGGGTTCGGCCCGACGCGCGAGCGCTTGTCGCCGGCCTCTCAGGGGCTGCCGCAAGACGCTTATGTGCCGCCGATGACGTTGTGGCGTGCACAGGCTACCGCCTCGTACGAGGCGGACCTGTTCGGGCGCGTGAGTTCGAACGTGTCGGCCGCGCGGGCCGACTCGGAGCAGAGCGAAGCGCTTTTCCGCTCGGTTCAGCTGGCGCTGCAGGCCGACGTCGCGGCCGCGTACTTCTCGCTGCGCGAGCTCGATAGCGAGCGCGCGCTGTACCGCCGCACCGTGGCGCTGCGCGAAGAGGGCGTGAAACTCGTGCAGCGTCGGTTCGACGAAGGCGAGGTGAGCGAGCTCGATCTGTCGCAGGCGAAGAACGCACTGGCGACGACGCAGGCCGAGGCCGTCGGCGTCGAGCGTCAGCGCGCGGCGGCCGAGCACAGCCTCGCGATCTTGCTCGGCAAGGCGCCGGCCGAATTCGCGTTTGCCGAGCAGCCGCTCGTGCCGGTGGCCGCACGCGTGCCGCCCGGCCTGCCGTCGGCCCTGCTCGAGCGGCGGCCCGACATCGCCGCGGCCGAGCGCGCGATGATGGCTGCCAACGCACGCGTGGGCCTTGCGAAGTCGGCATTCTTCCCGAAGCTCGACATCACGGGCTCGTTCGGCTACGAGTCGGCCGGGCTTGGCGAGTTGTTCTTGTGGTCGAGCCGAACCTTCCTGCTCGGACCGTTTGCCGGCACGGCGCTGACGTTGCCGCTCTTCGACGGCGGCCGTCGCAAGGCGCAGCTCGCGCAGGCGCGTGCCCAGTATGACGAGGACGTCGCGCTCTATCGCTCGCAGGTGCTCAAGGCCTTCCGCGAAGTGGAGGACAACCTGGCCGATCTGCGACTGCTCGACGATCAGATCCGCGCGCAGGGCGACGCCGTCGGCTCGGCCCAGCGTTCCGAGCATCTCTCGCAGACGCAGTACCGCGAGGGACAGGTCAGCTATCTCGACGTGCTCGACAGCCAGCGCTCGGTCTTGTCGGCGGAGCGGCAGGCGAGCCAGCTCGCCGGCGCGCAGGCGGTTGCCACGGTCAATCTGATCCGCGCGCTCGGTGGGGGATGGGGCGAGGCCCCGGCGGGCGCAACCGTCGGCGAGCGTTCGTCACCGCAACAGCAAGTCGCGAAGCAGTAA
- the flhC gene encoding flagellar transcriptional regulator FlhC: protein MAQKKSLTEDAQEVFRAIALIELGARMQVLESELSLSRDRMIRLYREIKGASPPKGMLPFSADWYMTWLANIHASLFYNTYVFLRNEAGCSHLDALTKGYRLYLEHCRHGECEPVLDLTRAWTLVRFFDADMLQLTPCCRCSGKFIAHKHELQHNVVCGACQPPSRAGKTKKAAANKEAAESLDAARAA from the coding sequence ATGGCCCAGAAGAAAAGCCTCACCGAAGACGCGCAGGAAGTCTTCCGTGCGATCGCGCTGATCGAACTCGGTGCCCGCATGCAGGTGCTCGAGAGCGAACTGTCGCTCTCGCGCGACCGCATGATTCGCCTCTATCGCGAGATCAAGGGCGCGTCGCCGCCCAAGGGTATGTTGCCGTTCTCGGCCGACTGGTACATGACGTGGCTCGCGAACATCCACGCTTCGCTCTTCTACAACACCTATGTGTTTCTGCGTAACGAGGCCGGTTGCTCGCACCTCGATGCGCTGACCAAGGGCTATCGGCTTTATCTCGAGCACTGCAGGCATGGCGAATGCGAGCCGGTTCTGGACCTCACGCGCGCCTGGACCCTCGTGCGGTTTTTCGACGCGGACATGCTTCAATTGACGCCTTGCTGCCGTTGCAGCGGCAAGTTCATCGCGCACAAGCACGAACTGCAGCACAACGTCGTTTGCGGCGCCTGCCAACCGCCCTCGCGCGCCGGCAAGACGAAAAAGGCCGCCGCCAACAAGGAAGCGGCGGAATCGCTCGACGCCGCGCGCGCCGCCTGA
- a CDS encoding RES family NAD+ phosphorylase → MIVTALNQVVVYRMHVPKWAVAPISGTGAALHGGRANRIGINALYLSLDPQTAISEYKQVSTLLPPGTLVSYRLTVAPVVDFTGGYRQEVWPPLWESFFCDWRACWFDERIEPPSWVLGDEVMAAGAKGLLFRSTLPASGTNLVLYLDQLDAHDLVEVIDPAGMLPKNQDSWS, encoded by the coding sequence ATGATCGTTACCGCCCTCAATCAAGTCGTCGTCTACCGCATGCACGTGCCGAAATGGGCCGTCGCGCCGATCAGCGGCACGGGCGCGGCGCTGCATGGCGGCCGCGCGAACCGCATCGGCATCAATGCGCTCTATCTTTCGCTCGACCCGCAAACGGCTATCAGCGAGTACAAGCAGGTATCGACGCTCCTGCCGCCCGGCACGCTCGTCAGCTATCGCCTGACGGTGGCGCCTGTCGTCGATTTCACCGGCGGCTATCGCCAGGAGGTCTGGCCGCCGCTCTGGGAGTCGTTTTTCTGCGATTGGCGCGCCTGCTGGTTCGATGAGCGCATCGAGCCGCCGAGCTGGGTGCTGGGGGACGAGGTCATGGCCGCTGGCGCCAAGGGCCTGCTGTTCCGCTCGACGCTGCCGGCTTCGGGTACGAATCTCGTGCTCTACCTCGATCAGCTCGATGCGCACGATCTGGTCGAAGTGATCGATCCCGCCGGTATGCTGCCGAAAAACCAGGATTCGTGGTCCTGA